The Antarcticibacterium flavum genome contains the following window.
ATACCTTTGGATTAATTGAAAATCGTTATGCAAACAGGACAGCTGGAGGTGAGTTAAAGGATGACATCACAACGGGTAGGGTAGAAATTGTTGAAAATGAACTTCTTGCTTTTTACAAACATCCCGTCACTGGCATTGGAGTTGGAAAGGGAAAAGAATATAGGGAAGAAAATTTTGGCTTTGGTATTGCCTCTCACAACGAAATTAGCAGACTTCTTTCCGAGCACGGGTTATTAGGAATTGTTGCCATCCTAATCCTTATATTTGTCCCCATAGTTTTCTGGACGAAATTTAAAAACAACTATTATTTCCTGGCATTTGTGGCCTTTTGGTTCCTTACCATAAACCACTCTGCCATGAGGATTGCATTGCCGGCTTTTGTATATGGGCTGGCATTATTATATATCGTAGATGAAAAAAAGGATCCTGTATATAGGAAACGACTTAGCAATTAACAGCTTTACGGCTACCTATATCTCCTTTTTCAGCAAGGTGCTTAAAAAGGAGGGATACGAGGTGCGCAAGGCTTCCAACAAGAATAACAAGGCCCTGCGCCTGGTGGAGATGCTGCGCCTTATTGCCAAACACCATAAGGCTACAGATGTGGTGATCATCGATACCTACGGGGCCATGAATTTCTATTACGCCTACCTGGTGGCCAAGGCCTGCCAGATCTACAACCTGGATTATATCCCTATCCTGCACGGCGGGAATCTTCCGGACAGGCTTAGCGATAACCGCTTCCTTAGCAAAAGCCTTTTTGGAAAGGCAAAGATGAATGTGGCGCCCTCACTGTTCCTTTATAATATCTTCAAAGAGGCAGGATTTGACAATTTACAGATCATTCCCAACTCTATTGAACTTCGGAAATATCCGTTTAAAGAACGAAGCGCTTTCAAGCCCCGGTTGTTATGGGTACGCCGCTTCCAGGGCAGATACAATCCCATGCTGGCAGTGAAGGTGCTGGAGAATCTACTGCTCACTTACCCTGAAGCCCAACTATGTATGGTGGGGCCGGAGAAGGATGGGAGTATGAAGAAATGTGAGGCCTATGCCGAAAAATATAAGCTGCCGGTCACTTTCACCGGAAAGCTGAAAAAGAAGGAATGGGCGGCGATCGCCAAAGATTATGATATTTTCCTGAATACCACCAACATTGACAACACCCCCATAAGCGTGATAGAAGCCATGGCCCTGGGCCTTGGAATGCTCTCTACAGATGTGGGCGGGATGCATTACCTGGTAACCGATGGGAAAGATGGGCTGCTGGTACCTGCCAAAGATGAGGTAGCGATGACCAATGGGGTAAAGCAGCTTATTGAGAACCCCGATGATACAAGAGCAATGGTGAGAAAGGCAAGGGAGAAGGTGACGGCTTTTGACTGGGAAGTTGTGAAACACGACTGGAATAAACTCCTGGAATAATGGGAAAAACTGTTCTATATATTGGCAACAGGCTTTCTTCATCCAATACCAACCCCACCACCCATACCACCCTGGAAGAGGGGTTAAAGGCTGAAGGTTTTGAGGTGATCTCTGCCTCCCCCTTAAAGAACAAGCTGCTAAGGCTGTCGCATATGCTGCTGGTGTTCTTCAGAAATTTCCGAAAAGCAAATTACGTCCTCATCGATGTGTACAGTACGCAGAATTTCTGGTACGCGGTGCTGCTGGCAAGACTTTCAGCAGCATTCTCAAAAAAATATATCCCAATTTTGCACGGGGGAGACCTGAAGAAGAGGTTTCAGCAATCGCCCAAACCTTCAGCAAAACTTCTGAAGAGGGCTTACTGCATCGTATCCCCTTCAGAATATCTAAAAGCAGAAGTGGAAGCGCTGGGATATACTTCAGTAAAATATATTCCGAATCCGCTGTTCCTCGCGAAGTATGACTTTCAGCAAAGAACCTCCTTCCAGCCGAAATTATTATGGGTGCGGGCATTTGATGAGATCTACAATCCGCTGCTGGCATTGAAAACGCTGGAGATCCTCAGACATCAACATCCTTCAGCAGAACTTTGTATGGTGGGGCCGGATAAGGATGGGAGCATGGGGAAGTGCCGTAAATATGCTTCAGAAAAAGATCTGCAAGTGGATTTCCATGGGAAGCTGAAGAAAAAGAAATGGACGCGCCTGGCTGCGAGCTATGATATTTTCCTGAATACCAGCAATATTGACAATACCCCGGTGAGTGTGATCGAGGCGATGGCGCTGGGGCTGCCGGTGGTCTCTACCAACATTGGCGGGCTCCCGTACCTTATTGAAAACGGCGTGGACGGCCTGCTGGTGCCTCCCAATGATCCCACGGCAATGGAAGCCAAAGTGAGCGCCCTGCTGGAAGATCCCGCTGCTGCAAAGACCATGGCTGCCGCCGGAAGAAAGAAAAGTACACAATTTGACTGGGAACTTATAAAAGGTCAATGGCATGAGGTTCTTTCCTGAAAATTTTTATCTTAGGGCGAAAGATTCCCCTATGCCGCAAAAGTCACTGGTCCACTTCGAGATCTCTGAACGTAAGGTGCTGCTGCGCCTTATAGATAATGTGGCGGTGCTGTTTTGCCTTAGCCTGGTGGGCATCATCTTTGACTACGCGTATTTTAAAGTTACAGATTACCAGTGGGAGTGGGTCTTTATGCTGCTGCTCTACCTAAATATCTTTTCCACAATTTTTGAACTCTATGACCTGCAGCAGGCGGGCAGGTTTGAGGCCGTCCTCAAGAACGTGATCCTCACTTCCTCCCTTACGCTGCTGTTCTTTATACTCACGCCGCGTTTAACCCCCAGCCTTCCCGACTACCGGATACAGATCCTCTTCTTTTTCCTTACGATGACCGGGGCGCTGCTGCTGTGGCGTTATGCCTATATCACCCTTATCTCCTCTGCGCGATTCTACAAACGCGTGCTGCTCATTGGCGACGCGGGGGAGCTGGATGTGATGGTGGAGGCCCTGCAAAAGAGCGATCCCAATTACGCGGTGATTGGCTATATAAATACCTCCCATTCCAATAAGCTGCCGCATTCGCCGGACCTCTTGCAATTTACTGCGGAAGAATTATCCTTTGTGCTGAAGGATCAACACATCAACGAGGTGGTGGTGGCAGGATCTGCCGTGAAGAACAAGGGCGTGAGCATTTCGCTTTTGGAGGAGCTGAACAATTTGCTTATCGAGGGCGTCTCTATAAAGGATTACACACAGGTGTACGAGGATATTACCTACCGCGTGCCGGTGCAGCATATAGGCAATGACTTCTATAAGTTCTTCCTCTTTAGCCGAAGCAACCAGAACAAGCTCTACCGCTTCTTCCACAGGATGTTTGACATTTTCACCGCGATAATCGGCCTGCTGCTGTGTGCCCTTATCATTCCCTTCGTATGGCTGGGCAATCTCTTCGGAAACAAAGGCTGCCTGTTCTATACCCAGGAGCGTATAGGGAAGAACGCGATCCCTTTTAATATTCTGAAATTCCGCACCATGCCCGAGAATTCAGAACCAAACGGCCCGCAGTGGTCCCCAAAGAACGACCAACGAATAAGCTGGTTCGGACGACTCCTTCGTCGAACCCGTATCGATGAATTCCCGCAGTTCTACAATATCCTGAAAGGAGAGATGAGTGTCATTGGCCCCCGCCCCGAGCGTCCTGTCTTTGTAAAGGAGCTAAGCGAAATGATCCCCTTTTACAAAACCCGCCACATCATAAAACCCGGCCTCACCGGCTGGGCCCAGGTAAAAGCCAACTACGGCTCGTCGCATGATGATAGTCTGGAGAAGCTCCAATATGACCTGTATTACATCAAGCACAGGGGGTTGTTTTTGGATCTTAATATTTTGCTCAAGACGTTTAGTACGGTTTTGTTTTTCCGTGGGCACTAGGTTAGTATTGAGATTTTAGATATGAGTATTGAGATTGGGTGGGGGATGGTTTTATGTGTAGAGGTTTCTTTTTTGTATAGTGTAGATTGTATAGTGTATAATGGAACGTGGGGTGGCGAGAGAGTCTGGAGTCTAGAGTCTAGAGTCTGGACTTGATTGTGAATGGGTTCATGATTTTAATTCAGTTTAGATAATAGGCAGAACAGCTAGCTGTCGAAAAGAAAACCGGGCTCCCCTCCTTTTTTCAAGGAGGGGTGGACGCCTTCGGCGGACGGGGTGGTGCTGGGGGAGTTGGAGGTAGGTTCGTAGTGGGTGTTAGGTTGGTAGGAGAGTCGCTCGGGGATCATACATAGTCTCGCCTCCTTAGTTTTAATAGTAGTGTGAACAAAAGAGAAAAATCGTCTTATAAAGAAACCTCACAGGTTTCAAAAACCTGTGAGGTTTGAGCGTGCTCCATTGGGAAAGAGTTCCTAACGAAGATCCAGCCCGGCGAGGGAGACCTACCAGGTTATATTCTCTACAAAGGTCATCTCTTCTTGTTGAAGTCTAATTCAGTTAACGAGAAACCTGGCAGGTCTGGTTCGGGGTTTATATACAGTTGATGCAAAAGTGAGTGATATCTATTTTTAAACACTTATATAATTGTTGTAATTGCCAATGACACCGGTAATCTTCCCCTCCTCCGGAGGGGTGGCCCCATGGGCCGGGGTGGGCCTGGGGGAGTTGGAGATAGGGTCCTAGCGGGAGTAAGGTTGTACGACGGTCGCTGGCGGATCATAAATAGTCTCGGCTCCTTAGTTTTAATAGTAGTGTGAAGAAAACAGAAAAATCGTCTTATGAAGAAACCTCACAGGTTTCAAAAACCTGTGAGGTTTGATCGTTCTCGATGAATAAATAGCTTCTAAGGAAGATCCAGCCAGCGAGAAAGACCTACCAGGTTGAATTTCCTGCAAAGTCTATCTATCCTAATTAAAGTTTAATAATGCAAGTGAGAAACCTGGCAGGTCTGGTTCGGGTTTTCCTTCCTGTTTGTCTTATGAGCACCTGGTTGTAAAACTACGATGAGGGTATAATTCTTTTTCCGCCATCCTAAAGGGTGGCGGAAAAAGCATTGTAACTAAAAAGCTTCTCATTTTAATTCCCACCTTTAGGGCCGGGGCATGGAAGTAAAATTTCCGGGATCTTGATTTGAAGAAGGTTACTCTGGAATGGTAGAGAAGAGGACGCCCAGATTTGATAAATACCATTCTTTTTTAAAAAAGAAGCAGAAAGTTTTATTGAAAATTTATTCTTAGCTTTATAAAAAAAGTGATGGAATCAATTAAGATTGACATATTGAATCCGAAAGCCAAAAAATTGCTCCAAGACCTGGCTGACCTGAATTTGATAAAGATCAGAAAGTCAGATCAACCTGATTTTACAGCGCTTCTTACCAAATTAAGGTCAAAGTCTACAGAGGGAATTAGTCCTGAGGAAATTTCTAAAGAAGTAGAGAAGGTGAGGAAATCCCGCTATGAAAAATAAGAGGGTAATCCTGGATACCAATCTCTGGATAAGCTACCTTATTACAAACAGCTTCACGGAAATAGATGAATTCATTCAAGATGGAATAATTATTTTAGTTTTTTCAGAGGAGCTATTGGATGAGTTTATAGAAGTGGCAAAAAGGCCTAAACTCAGAAAATTTTTTGCAACGAA
Protein-coding sequences here:
- a CDS encoding glycosyltransferase family 4 protein — encoded protein: MGKTVLYIGNRLSSSNTNPTTHTTLEEGLKAEGFEVISASPLKNKLLRLSHMLLVFFRNFRKANYVLIDVYSTQNFWYAVLLARLSAAFSKKYIPILHGGDLKKRFQQSPKPSAKLLKRAYCIVSPSEYLKAEVEALGYTSVKYIPNPLFLAKYDFQQRTSFQPKLLWVRAFDEIYNPLLALKTLEILRHQHPSAELCMVGPDKDGSMGKCRKYASEKDLQVDFHGKLKKKKWTRLAASYDIFLNTSNIDNTPVSVIEAMALGLPVVSTNIGGLPYLIENGVDGLLVPPNDPTAMEAKVSALLEDPAAAKTMAAAGRKKSTQFDWELIKGQWHEVLS
- a CDS encoding glycosyltransferase family 4 protein encodes the protein MKKRILYIGNDLAINSFTATYISFFSKVLKKEGYEVRKASNKNNKALRLVEMLRLIAKHHKATDVVIIDTYGAMNFYYAYLVAKACQIYNLDYIPILHGGNLPDRLSDNRFLSKSLFGKAKMNVAPSLFLYNIFKEAGFDNLQIIPNSIELRKYPFKERSAFKPRLLWVRRFQGRYNPMLAVKVLENLLLTYPEAQLCMVGPEKDGSMKKCEAYAEKYKLPVTFTGKLKKKEWAAIAKDYDIFLNTTNIDNTPISVIEAMALGLGMLSTDVGGMHYLVTDGKDGLLVPAKDEVAMTNGVKQLIENPDDTRAMVRKAREKVTAFDWEVVKHDWNKLLE
- a CDS encoding exopolysaccharide biosynthesis polyprenyl glycosylphosphotransferase, producing the protein MRFFPENFYLRAKDSPMPQKSLVHFEISERKVLLRLIDNVAVLFCLSLVGIIFDYAYFKVTDYQWEWVFMLLLYLNIFSTIFELYDLQQAGRFEAVLKNVILTSSLTLLFFILTPRLTPSLPDYRIQILFFFLTMTGALLLWRYAYITLISSARFYKRVLLIGDAGELDVMVEALQKSDPNYAVIGYINTSHSNKLPHSPDLLQFTAEELSFVLKDQHINEVVVAGSAVKNKGVSISLLEELNNLLIEGVSIKDYTQVYEDITYRVPVQHIGNDFYKFFLFSRSNQNKLYRFFHRMFDIFTAIIGLLLCALIIPFVWLGNLFGNKGCLFYTQERIGKNAIPFNILKFRTMPENSEPNGPQWSPKNDQRISWFGRLLRRTRIDEFPQFYNILKGEMSVIGPRPERPVFVKELSEMIPFYKTRHIIKPGLTGWAQVKANYGSSHDDSLEKLQYDLYYIKHRGLFLDLNILLKTFSTVLFFRGH